The following are encoded in a window of Flavobacterium cupriresistens genomic DNA:
- a CDS encoding META domain-containing protein: MSITKFETMKRFKKMYVFMMLLLVSAFTYGQETIKMTVKENKVPCQGVAPMECLEVKYDNGKDWELFYDHIEGFNFEKGNRYEIIVIRTKRQGIVPADASSYLYKLKSIVSTKPVTKANGIYNTKMILTRLNGKTINSKSVYMTIDPTTETISGKSGCNNFNAKYKKLNSKNGIQISAGAGTLMACNDAAMKVERDFLDAIKDKKYKIVKKKNVVQFKNSKNKTIMEFSIPTQNDLWSYIGKNDWKLISLENVGQDYGRASIKFNIAEKKVNGNSGCNNFFGSYTASGDNSIQFSNIASTRMACLNEEANKTEQKILSFLNDKKLRFDVADQTLNFYLDNKLVMMFGVAK; this comes from the coding sequence ATGAGTATTACAAAATTTGAAACGATGAAAAGATTTAAGAAGATGTACGTTTTTATGATGCTATTGCTAGTATCAGCATTTACCTATGGGCAGGAAACAATCAAGATGACTGTCAAAGAAAACAAAGTGCCTTGTCAGGGTGTAGCTCCGATGGAATGTTTAGAAGTGAAATATGATAATGGAAAGGATTGGGAGCTTTTTTATGATCATATCGAAGGCTTTAATTTCGAAAAGGGTAACCGATACGAAATTATAGTAATCAGAACAAAAAGACAAGGAATTGTGCCGGCAGATGCTTCTTCTTATCTTTATAAATTAAAAAGTATTGTTTCGACAAAACCGGTAACAAAGGCTAATGGGATTTACAATACCAAGATGATATTAACGCGTTTGAATGGTAAAACAATCAATTCAAAGAGTGTATATATGACCATTGACCCAACTACCGAGACGATTAGCGGGAAAAGCGGATGCAATAACTTTAATGCAAAATACAAAAAACTGAATTCTAAAAACGGGATTCAAATTAGTGCAGGGGCAGGAACTTTAATGGCTTGTAACGATGCTGCAATGAAAGTAGAGAGAGATTTTCTTGACGCTATAAAAGATAAAAAATACAAAATCGTTAAGAAGAAAAATGTTGTTCAGTTTAAGAACTCAAAAAATAAAACGATAATGGAATTTTCTATTCCTACTCAAAATGATCTTTGGAGTTATATTGGTAAAAATGACTGGAAACTAATTAGCCTTGAAAATGTTGGGCAAGATTATGGAAGAGCTTCAATTAAATTTAATATTGCCGAAAAGAAAGTAAATGGAAATAGCGGTTGTAATAATTTTTTCGGAAGTTATACTGCTAGCGGTGATAACTCTATTCAGTTTAGCAATATTGCATCTACCAGAATGGCTTGCCTAAATGAAGAAGCGAATAAAACAGAACAAAAAATACTGTCTTTTTTAAATGACAAAAAATTACGTTTTGACGTAGCTGATCAAACACTTAATTTCTATCTTGATAACAAGTTAGTAATGATGTTTGGTGTAGCAAAGTAA
- a CDS encoding DUF1223 domain-containing protein yields the protein MKKIFYLFLAIALLISMGFSTFKEKKAEESKSFVVLELFTSQGCSSCPPADRLLGKYAVANNPDMMLLSFHVDYWNYIGWKDPFSKKEFSERQRQYAATLNSSVYTPQLIINGSESVVGSQESSITSLVKKAREQKPLAELNITAEKNLTNIQVQYDCKVLLVKYKICFALVKKEESTAIKRGENSGLTLTNYNIVTDFKTVPSDSKSGSINFVLNGNAAASEYQIIAFVQDAKSLKILTAAKTEILIQ from the coding sequence ATGAAAAAGATTTTTTATTTGTTTTTGGCGATAGCACTATTGATTTCGATGGGATTTTCTACGTTTAAAGAAAAAAAGGCAGAGGAGTCTAAGTCATTTGTTGTCTTAGAATTGTTTACCTCTCAGGGCTGCAGTAGCTGTCCGCCCGCCGACAGATTACTAGGGAAATATGCTGTGGCAAATAATCCCGATATGATGCTGTTGTCATTTCATGTAGATTATTGGAACTATATTGGATGGAAAGATCCGTTTAGCAAAAAAGAATTTTCAGAGAGACAAAGACAATACGCAGCAACATTAAATTCCTCAGTTTATACGCCGCAGTTGATCATCAACGGAAGTGAATCGGTTGTAGGCAGTCAGGAGAGTAGTATCACAAGCCTTGTTAAAAAAGCACGGGAACAGAAACCTTTGGCTGAATTGAATATTACAGCCGAAAAAAATCTTACGAATATACAGGTTCAATACGACTGTAAAGTGCTTTTGGTGAAATATAAAATTTGTTTTGCTTTAGTAAAAAAAGAGGAGTCCACTGCAATAAAAAGAGGAGAGAATTCAGGTTTGACACTCACCAATTACAATATAGTAACTGATTTTAAAACCGTTCCTTCTGATTCGAAATCAGGTAGCATAAATTTTGTTTTGAATGGCAATGCAGCTGCTTCCGAATACCAGATTATTGCGTTTGTTCAGGATGCGAAATCATTGAAGATACTTACTGCTGCAAAAACAGAAATTTTAATCCAATAA
- a CDS encoding DUF1801 domain-containing protein — protein MNVEEQIKEYIASLPEPKRSEVQELHRATLEVLPGCRLWFFDGKNSENKVVANPNIGYGFFVMEYADGKTKEWFQIGISGNKTGISVYILGIKDKTYLAKTFGEKLGKASVTGYCIKFKTLKDIDLTILQSAIRYGSQNS, from the coding sequence ATGAACGTAGAAGAGCAAATCAAAGAATATATTGCCAGTCTGCCGGAACCAAAACGAAGTGAAGTACAAGAGTTACACCGGGCCACACTGGAGGTATTACCGGGATGTCGACTATGGTTTTTTGATGGTAAAAACAGTGAGAATAAAGTTGTAGCTAACCCTAATATCGGATATGGATTTTTCGTTATGGAATATGCTGATGGAAAAACTAAAGAGTGGTTTCAAATTGGGATCAGCGGAAATAAAACCGGAATTTCGGTGTACATTTTAGGCATTAAAGACAAAACCTATCTGGCAAAAACCTTTGGAGAAAAACTAGGCAAAGCAAGTGTGACGGGGTACTGCATTAAGTTCAAAACGCTGAAAGATATCGATCTTACTATTCTTCAGTCGGCTATACGATACGGAAGTCAGAACAGTTGA
- a CDS encoding YheT family hydrolase encodes MPIIEQSEYSLPFIMYRNRHISTIYAALFKKFDVPGYTREKQELNDGDFINIDFILKDSKKAVILCHGLEGDSRRTYNNSCAAYFQEKDFSVFAWNNRTCGGEMNRLPRLYHHGAVDDLDEVVQFVLRKGFEEVYLIGYSMGGVQLLNYLGWIKMDERIKAAVSISVPTHIATSAAELKKGFNRVYLKNFTIDIKRKLKHKAAQFPDFINRDQIDKISSFDEVDHYFTAPLHGFASRDDYYQRVSPEFSLKNITTPVLIINSLDDPFLGERCYPRTIAGDSAYVYLETPKYGGHCAFPLRNSMYSYAEKRAYEFFESF; translated from the coding sequence ATGCCAATTATTGAACAATCAGAATATAGTTTGCCTTTTATAATGTACCGTAACAGGCACATTTCTACTATTTATGCTGCTCTGTTTAAAAAATTTGATGTTCCGGGCTACACAAGAGAAAAACAGGAGTTAAATGACGGCGATTTCATCAATATTGATTTTATTCTAAAGGATTCTAAAAAAGCAGTTATTTTATGTCATGGTTTAGAAGGAGATTCGCGAAGAACGTACAATAACAGCTGTGCAGCTTATTTTCAGGAGAAAGATTTCTCCGTTTTCGCCTGGAACAATCGCACTTGCGGGGGTGAAATGAATCGGCTTCCGAGACTGTATCATCACGGTGCTGTGGATGATCTGGATGAAGTAGTACAGTTTGTTTTACGAAAAGGCTTTGAAGAGGTATATTTAATCGGATACTCAATGGGAGGGGTGCAGCTTTTGAATTATTTGGGCTGGATAAAAATGGATGAACGCATAAAAGCGGCAGTCTCCATTTCAGTTCCAACGCATATCGCAACTAGTGCAGCAGAACTCAAAAAAGGATTTAACAGAGTTTACTTAAAGAATTTTACAATAGATATTAAACGAAAGCTAAAGCACAAAGCAGCACAATTTCCGGATTTTATAAACCGTGATCAGATCGATAAAATTTCATCTTTTGACGAAGTTGATCATTATTTTACAGCACCGCTGCATGGTTTTGCAAGTCGGGACGATTATTACCAGCGTGTTTCTCCGGAATTTTCGCTTAAAAATATTACCACTCCGGTTCTCATTATTAATTCGCTTGACGATCCTTTTTTAGGAGAAAGATGTTATCCGAGAACAATAGCGGGTGACAGTGCTTATGTGTATCTGGAAACGCCAAAATATGGTGGACATTGCGCTTTTCCACTGCGTAATTCGATGTATTCCTATGCAGAGAAAAGAGCGTATGAGTTTTTTGAATCCTTTTAA
- a CDS encoding nuclear transport factor 2 family protein yields the protein MKTTRILCLGLTLFFSFNSHAQKEEKDLIKQTIETYFDGWMTGDTLKVGKAMHASCHLKFIKDDQITIINRKNYLAGFKPRPKMENTKGSILDINFTKNVASAKCEIETPKRVFTDYFNMIKLNGVWYIVDKISTNFEKK from the coding sequence ATGAAAACAACAAGAATTTTATGCCTGGGGCTAACCCTATTCTTTTCTTTTAACAGTCATGCCCAAAAAGAAGAAAAGGATTTGATCAAACAAACTATCGAAACTTATTTTGACGGCTGGATGACCGGCGATACTTTAAAAGTTGGAAAGGCAATGCATGCTTCCTGCCATTTAAAATTCATCAAAGACGATCAGATTACCATAATTAACAGAAAAAACTATCTGGCCGGGTTTAAACCTCGTCCAAAAATGGAAAATACCAAAGGTTCTATACTCGATATCAATTTTACAAAAAATGTTGCTTCTGCAAAATGTGAAATTGAAACTCCAAAAAGGGTATTTACTGATTATTTCAATATGATTAAACTAAATGGGGTCTGGTATATCGTTGATAAAATTTCTACAAATTTTGAAAAAAAATAA
- a CDS encoding alkaline phosphatase family protein codes for MENENQFDGLDTFDHIVVLMLENRSFDNLLGFLYKMMKYQRISRLKGFTTPQLTMRTLFLQELPIIQERRVFPLHAL; via the coding sequence ATGGAAAACGAAAACCAATTTGACGGTCTGGATACTTTTGACCACATTGTCGTTCTGATGCTCGAAAATCGTTCTTTCGACAATCTTTTAGGCTTCCTCTATAAAATGATGAAGTACCAGCGAATAAGTCGTTTGAAGGGCTTTACAACCCCACAGTTGACTATGCGAACCCTATTCCTCCAAGAGTTACCAATAATTCAGGAGAGACGAGTATTTCCCCTTCACGCGCTATGA
- a CDS encoding alkaline phosphatase family protein: protein MNYSVPYPDPGEEYPHVNTQLFNTIDPLCNVGLPEYKMTPPYNLPTPVPTPGGMIGFVNDYESNLRATYGIDDPSYEQYEVIMQCFQPDQIPAMATLAKEFAVFDHWYCAVPSQTYCNRAFWHAASSGGKVVNPLEEDGTGFPGIDGDFSDMDSWIKEVWPLPTIFDRMNDKDVSWKVYSPIAPLSLTNIVNGFGDGKDKTHGHLDFFFDLKFGSLPQYSFVEPQFLDKHNDQHPSAVNHKLATGTVKLGDELIREVYNAIKNSPKRDKILFIITHDEHGGCFDHVYPPATVPPVPGMKGQCDFTFDRLGIRVPMIMVSSYIQPNTIINGQFEHTSFIKTACQKWGLDALTDRDKDPSVLPFTEVFSNQKRTDWPDIPSHISLEELLPEPDTSKDPLNGLQKAMLTSLLHIEKVRALGNTQKEDIQTIGDMMEFIKRFS, encoded by the coding sequence ATGAACTATTCGGTGCCTTATCCCGATCCGGGTGAAGAATATCCGCATGTAAATACACAACTTTTTAATACGATTGACCCGCTTTGCAATGTTGGTTTGCCGGAGTATAAAATGACACCACCTTACAACCTGCCTACTCCTGTACCCACACCCGGGGGGATGATCGGATTTGTTAACGATTATGAGAGTAATCTTAGAGCTACTTATGGTATTGATGACCCAAGTTACGAACAGTATGAGGTAATCATGCAGTGTTTTCAGCCGGACCAAATTCCGGCAATGGCTACTTTGGCTAAGGAATTTGCAGTTTTTGATCATTGGTATTGTGCGGTGCCCAGTCAAACCTATTGCAATCGGGCGTTTTGGCACGCAGCCAGTTCGGGGGGCAAAGTGGTTAATCCGCTTGAGGAAGACGGAACCGGTTTTCCCGGGATTGATGGCGATTTCAGCGATATGGATTCGTGGATAAAAGAGGTTTGGCCTCTTCCCACCATTTTTGACCGTATGAATGACAAGGATGTTTCATGGAAAGTTTATTCGCCTATTGCGCCTCTGAGCCTCACCAATATTGTCAATGGATTTGGAGACGGAAAAGACAAAACACACGGACATCTTGATTTTTTCTTTGATTTGAAATTTGGAAGTCTTCCGCAATATTCGTTCGTGGAGCCTCAATTTCTTGACAAACACAATGATCAACATCCGTCTGCAGTGAATCACAAATTAGCTACGGGAACTGTAAAATTAGGAGATGAACTGATTCGCGAAGTGTATAATGCCATCAAAAATAGTCCAAAGCGAGATAAAATACTTTTTATCATCACTCATGATGAACATGGTGGCTGTTTTGACCATGTATATCCGCCTGCAACAGTACCACCTGTTCCCGGTATGAAAGGACAGTGTGATTTCACTTTTGACCGTCTGGGCATTCGAGTTCCTATGATAATGGTATCCTCGTATATCCAACCAAATACGATTATCAACGGACAGTTTGAGCACACCTCATTCATAAAAACTGCTTGTCAGAAATGGGGACTGGATGCGTTAACCGACAGAGATAAAGATCCAAGTGTTTTGCCATTTACGGAGGTTTTTTCCAATCAAAAAAGAACAGATTGGCCCGATATTCCATCTCACATAAGTCTGGAAGAATTACTTCCTGAGCCCGATACAAGCAAAGATCCGTTAAACGGTTTACAAAAAGCAATGTTAACGAGTCTGCTGCATATTGAAAAGGTTAGAGCACTCGGCAATACTCAAAAAGAAGATATACAAACAATTGGTGATATGATGGAGTTTATTAAAAGGTTTTCATGA
- a CDS encoding class I SAM-dependent methyltransferase, protein MTDKSQLRSSIFRHLDGLAVAPVAIALKNNGVLDFILDKKQLQLVQLTTVFKANEGYLNVGLRILASQGFLDYEVNNSTQEITILTNEKTETAFSMFYLYEDVVDLLKFSIQFHPRVFEDEPFEKLNIIFEKYKQNYEIEQGEDPLVNSIQDQILKHIEGYLIGPTIVRLAMSGMFHKYFMETSFKPEEFHKSPEKFKKILDFFVHLGWFLEKNGNYQFTEVGLFYAKRASAYGVTVSYLPTFAKIEELIFGDATVLRMVTEGENEIHVDREMNVWGSGGAHDTYFKVVDEILVKLFNLPIEEQPKGILDMGCGNGAFLQHIFEVIDRQTLRGKMLDEYPLFLVGADYNQAALKVTRANLIKADIWAKVIWGDIGRPDLLAEDLKEHYNIDLKELLNVRTFLDHNRIWEEPKHIKSDRISKSTGAFAYHGKRISNNHIEDNLLEHLQKWSPYVRKFGLLLIELHTIDPKLTAQNLGKTPATAYDATHGFSDQYIVEIDIFNAVAAEAGLFPDQSIFSRFPDADIATVSINLLKGN, encoded by the coding sequence ATGACCGATAAATCACAACTCCGTAGTTCTATATTCAGACATCTTGACGGCCTGGCTGTTGCCCCTGTTGCAATAGCATTGAAAAACAATGGAGTTTTAGATTTTATCCTAGACAAAAAGCAACTACAGTTGGTACAGCTTACAACTGTTTTTAAAGCAAATGAAGGCTATCTGAATGTTGGTTTGAGGATTTTGGCTTCCCAAGGTTTTTTGGATTATGAAGTGAATAACAGCACTCAGGAAATTACGATCCTGACAAATGAAAAGACAGAAACAGCCTTTTCGATGTTTTACCTGTATGAAGATGTGGTTGATTTACTAAAATTTTCGATCCAGTTTCATCCGCGTGTCTTTGAGGATGAACCGTTTGAAAAACTTAATATTATCTTTGAAAAATACAAACAAAACTATGAGATTGAACAGGGCGAAGATCCGCTTGTAAACAGTATTCAAGACCAAATCTTAAAACACATAGAAGGATATCTGATTGGACCAACCATTGTCCGTTTGGCAATGAGCGGCATGTTTCATAAATATTTTATGGAGACTTCCTTCAAGCCGGAGGAATTTCATAAATCTCCTGAAAAATTTAAAAAAATATTAGACTTTTTTGTGCATCTTGGATGGTTCCTAGAGAAAAATGGCAATTATCAATTTACCGAAGTGGGTTTGTTTTATGCTAAAAGAGCCAGTGCCTATGGGGTTACCGTTTCTTATCTGCCGACCTTTGCGAAAATTGAAGAACTGATTTTTGGCGACGCGACCGTTTTAAGAATGGTAACAGAGGGTGAAAATGAAATACATGTTGACCGTGAAATGAATGTATGGGGAAGCGGCGGTGCTCACGATACTTATTTTAAAGTTGTAGACGAGATTCTGGTTAAGCTTTTTAACCTGCCAATTGAAGAACAACCTAAAGGAATACTGGATATGGGCTGTGGTAATGGTGCTTTTTTACAGCATATTTTTGAAGTCATTGACAGACAAACTTTAAGAGGGAAAATGCTTGATGAGTATCCGTTATTTCTGGTTGGTGCCGATTATAACCAAGCGGCACTGAAAGTAACCAGAGCCAATCTCATCAAAGCAGATATTTGGGCAAAGGTCATTTGGGGAGACATTGGGCGTCCCGATTTGCTAGCCGAAGACTTGAAAGAACATTACAATATCGACCTGAAAGAATTGCTAAACGTGAGGACTTTCTTGGATCACAATCGAATTTGGGAAGAGCCGAAACACATTAAATCAGACAGAATCAGTAAATCTACCGGTGCTTTTGCTTATCATGGAAAAAGAATCAGCAACAACCACATAGAAGACAATCTGTTGGAACATTTACAGAAATGGTCGCCTTACGTTCGTAAATTTGGTCTGCTTTTGATTGAATTGCATACCATAGATCCAAAACTTACCGCTCAAAATTTAGGAAAAACGCCCGCAACAGCTTATGATGCTACTCATGGTTTTTCCGACCAATATATTGTTGAAATCGATATCTTCAATGCCGTTGCCGCTGAAGCAGGATTATTTCCGGATCAATCCATTTTTAGCCGTTTTCCGGATGCTGATATCGCTACAGTGAGTATCAATTTACTAAAGGGAAACTAA
- a CDS encoding response regulator, translating into MGLNILIVDDHPMTVDSYINLLSYSSLQEKNLHFIKSYNCEEAYNKINLYEKQNSIIHFALLDISIPPYKDLNINSGVDLASLLRKKFPFCKVVLLTMHSEALTVDKIIKEIKPEGFISKSDINFELFPVICQKVLNGEFYKSPTIIESQRELLKKNINWDNHDSQILILLAEGVKTVNLPNYIPLSMSAIEKRKANIKDQLLEGKGGDKDLIDKAKKLGLL; encoded by the coding sequence ATGGGATTAAACATTTTAATAGTTGACGATCATCCGATGACCGTCGATAGTTACATTAACCTACTGTCATACAGTAGTTTACAAGAAAAAAACTTGCATTTTATAAAAAGTTATAATTGTGAAGAGGCATATAATAAAATAAACTTATACGAAAAACAGAATAGTATAATACACTTTGCGTTACTGGACATTAGCATCCCTCCTTATAAAGATTTAAACATTAACAGTGGAGTTGATTTGGCTTCTCTTCTCAGAAAAAAATTCCCTTTCTGTAAAGTCGTTCTTCTTACCATGCATAGTGAAGCTTTGACGGTTGATAAAATAATTAAAGAAATAAAACCCGAAGGATTTATCTCAAAAAGCGATATCAATTTTGAATTATTTCCGGTCATCTGTCAAAAAGTTTTAAATGGAGAATTCTACAAAAGCCCAACAATAATAGAATCACAAAGAGAATTATTAAAGAAAAATATAAACTGGGATAATCATGATAGTCAGATTTTGATATTATTGGCAGAGGGCGTAAAAACAGTTAATCTGCCCAATTACATTCCACTATCCATGAGTGCTATTGAAAAACGCAAAGCCAATATAAAAGACCAGCTTTTAGAAGGCAAAGGAGGAGATAAAGACTTAATCGACAAGGCTAAAAAATTAGGTTTATTGTAA
- a CDS encoding DUF1203 domain-containing protein produces MKNFKIIPLTTEYANKIKQTYKDDFGNQVYEEVATGKGPCRISLQPFDVGNDRRLVLKHSPFQIDNIFNQPGPIFIQKEEVEPYADIYNFPPAIKADKENFPLTLIGYNKGQKMIYAKLVGNADVDDLIAEIFESKKEIEFLHARNSEACCFICKIERL; encoded by the coding sequence ATGAAAAATTTTAAAATTATACCTCTAACGACAGAATATGCAAATAAAATCAAGCAAACTTATAAAGATGATTTCGGTAACCAAGTATACGAAGAAGTAGCAACTGGGAAGGGCCCTTGCCGAATTTCATTACAACCATTTGATGTCGGGAATGATAGAAGATTGGTTTTGAAACACAGTCCGTTTCAGATTGACAATATTTTCAATCAGCCCGGCCCCATATTTATTCAAAAAGAGGAAGTAGAACCGTATGCTGATATTTATAATTTTCCTCCCGCTATAAAAGCAGATAAAGAAAATTTTCCATTGACATTAATAGGTTACAACAAAGGGCAAAAAATGATATATGCCAAGCTGGTTGGAAACGCCGATGTAGATGATTTAATTGCTGAAATTTTTGAAAGTAAAAAAGAAATTGAGTTTCTTCACGCCAGAAATTCAGAAGCTTGTTGTTTTATTTGCAAAATTGAACGATTATAA
- a CDS encoding tetratricopeptide repeat-containing sensor histidine kinase: MSFESSPTDLFDKNYVCNLENNKKEAYLDYRVLVLKKKKNDSAVRDAYLEIASEYYYINKSKKSLEVSLKALELSKLASDSVRMAKSSYFVGDCYENTQKDSAYYYYLRAEKIYHKIHDNDNVARMLFNKGYVLFYDGNYIESTVEISKALQYLKKSKDYELIYSCNTLMGNCLEKLVKYNQALKYHRMALEVVGKMKITDKAHVNNYNVSSIINVCNLHDLEGEYDKSIKMLTPLVTEDLKKKWPKLYANVLSNLAYSKMKSKDYKNVSSMLFESLKIVDSIGLEPDILYKKIRIGEYYLSQKDTVQSIKILVEANRLAVKLKSSNEILTTLRLLYKIDKKKNLYYTNEYIKLSDSINAIQKNAHDKYSRIEYETSRIEDENKILTKRNFYILITSFVLILGLLIIILFRYLKYKNQEMRFFKKEQLANEVIYQLLTDQQEKINTAREDEKTKIAKELHDGIMNKIYSVRMNLGFFNSQNNAEIIEKRRYYIIELQNIENEIRTVSHGLSHSSFLEHSDFNILLMALIENQKEITETKFNYLDNDGIEWRSIQIIYKINLYRIIQEAILNVNKYANAKSCEVKISKKKNNILKLTITDDGVGFDVRSRKAGIGLSNMRDRVNSLNGKFTVISKTNEGTRIEVTINLHTQGRQGLF; this comes from the coding sequence TTGAGCTTTGAAAGTAGCCCAACGGATTTGTTTGATAAAAATTACGTTTGTAATCTCGAAAACAATAAAAAAGAGGCCTATTTAGATTATCGGGTTCTTGTCTTAAAAAAGAAAAAGAATGATTCGGCAGTAAGGGATGCTTATTTAGAAATTGCGTCAGAATATTATTATATTAATAAATCAAAAAAATCTTTAGAGGTTAGTTTGAAAGCTTTAGAATTATCAAAATTGGCTAGTGATAGTGTCAGAATGGCAAAGTCATCTTATTTTGTAGGAGATTGCTATGAAAATACACAAAAAGACAGTGCATACTACTATTATCTTAGAGCTGAAAAAATATACCATAAAATTCATGACAACGATAATGTTGCCAGAATGTTATTCAACAAAGGCTATGTTTTATTTTATGACGGTAATTATATAGAAAGTACTGTTGAAATTTCTAAAGCTTTACAATATTTAAAAAAATCCAAAGATTACGAACTGATTTACAGTTGTAATACTTTAATGGGGAATTGCCTGGAGAAACTTGTTAAGTACAATCAGGCTTTAAAATACCATCGCATGGCTTTGGAAGTAGTCGGTAAAATGAAAATTACAGACAAAGCTCATGTTAACAATTATAATGTAAGTTCTATTATTAACGTTTGTAATCTACATGATTTAGAAGGCGAATACGATAAGTCTATAAAAATGCTAACCCCATTAGTAACCGAAGACTTAAAGAAGAAATGGCCTAAATTGTATGCGAACGTTTTAAGCAATCTGGCTTATTCAAAAATGAAAAGCAAAGATTATAAGAATGTAAGTTCAATGCTTTTTGAATCCCTTAAAATAGTCGATAGTATAGGTTTAGAACCGGATATTCTATATAAAAAGATACGTATAGGAGAGTATTATTTGTCTCAAAAAGATACGGTACAATCTATTAAGATTCTGGTAGAAGCAAATCGACTGGCTGTTAAACTAAAAAGCAGTAATGAGATTCTGACCACTTTGAGATTACTTTACAAAATTGATAAAAAGAAAAACTTATACTATACAAATGAGTACATTAAATTAAGTGACAGCATTAATGCCATTCAGAAAAATGCACACGATAAGTACTCCAGAATCGAATATGAGACGTCAAGAATTGAAGACGAAAATAAGATTCTTACCAAGAGAAATTTTTACATCTTAATCACCTCCTTCGTATTAATTCTGGGACTATTAATAATTATCCTTTTTCGCTATTTGAAATATAAAAATCAGGAAATGCGATTCTTTAAAAAGGAGCAGTTGGCGAATGAAGTCATCTATCAATTATTGACCGATCAGCAGGAAAAAATTAATACAGCACGTGAAGACGAAAAGACAAAAATAGCGAAAGAATTACACGATGGCATAATGAATAAAATTTATAGTGTCAGAATGAATTTGGGCTTTTTTAATTCACAGAACAATGCAGAAATTATAGAAAAACGACGTTATTACATTATTGAATTGCAAAATATCGAAAATGAAATACGCACGGTTTCACATGGCTTAAGTCACAGCTCGTTCTTGGAGCATAGTGATTTTAATATCTTGTTAATGGCTTTGATAGAAAATCAAAAGGAAATTACGGAAACCAAGTTCAATTATTTGGATAATGATGGGATCGAATGGAGAAGTATTCAGATTATTTACAAAATAAATTTGTACCGAATTATTCAGGAGGCTATTTTAAATGTCAATAAATATGCTAACGCAAAAAGTTGTGAAGTAAAAATCAGTAAAAAGAAAAATAATATTCTGAAACTGACTATTACAGATGATGGTGTTGGATTTGATGTTCGAAGTAGAAAAGCAGGCATTGGATTAAGTAATATGAGAGACCGAGTAAATTCTTTGAATGGGAAGTTTACCGTAATTTCAAAAACAAATGAAGGAACCAGAATCGAAGTTACGATCAACCTTCATACGCAAGGGCGACAGGGCTTATTCTAA